One Chelonoidis abingdonii isolate Lonesome George chromosome 18, CheloAbing_2.0, whole genome shotgun sequence genomic region harbors:
- the RNF26 gene encoding E3 ubiquitin-protein ligase RNF26, which translates to MDLVFLVINSIGMALDFLGFLLNVNFFLVSTLLSVLFWLITFIYNLPNALVASVIHCWNGTLFSLVYLVEALCCLALSSVQTVTGLFRGFCSSLESLKVIGNLFSHLVLRSKELVHRGLWNVVGSGQSLLRQVCEVFTIVMSLLAYFVNSIINICLIGTQNLVLALWDSIISPFLRVTDLLAAFLAQMSSSAIAMSILVWSPCQLAFELLESMSKLLVNVFFLNLYGLVLLALIVTVSTLVLNPELTRTLANHVLGYLNTLPSYHRLRRDIWRLYQIVLLSLGMVVSSHAWRRVAGWSFQMANWNGGGRATNQQVNQAPQGAEPIQGRQGAAAAIHRPVASGGAHQGRPGLSGANQQGAAGARQVQQLAARGHGDQHGTNVEQGSNAQPASGRNATAGQCLQPPGPSTSRAKALRKEQLNASEQDIEDVTLENDPWMLLKEQEERKKCVICQDQTKTVLLLPCRHLCLCQQCTEILLQQAIFQRNCPLCRQMILQTLDVYL; encoded by the coding sequence ATGGATCTAGTGTTCCTGGTCATCAACAGCATAGGGATGGCCCTGGATTTCCTGGGCTTCCTGCTCAACGTGAACTTCTTCCTGGTCTCCACCTTGCTCTCAGTGCTGTTCTGGCTCATCACATTCATCTACAACCTGCCCAATGCACTGGTGGCTAGTGTGATCCACTGCTGGAATGGGACTTTGTTCTCCTTGGTGTACCTGGTGGAGGCGCTTTGCTGCCTGGCCCTGAGCTCGGTCCAAACTGTCACCGGCCTGTTCCGAGGtttctgctccagcctggagagtCTGAAAGTGATTGGGAACCTGTTCTCGCACCTGGTCCTGAGAAGCAAGGAACTTGTGCACCGAGGGCTCTGGAATGTGGTTGGCTCTGGCCAGTCGCTCCTGAGGCAGGTATGCGAAGTGTTTACCATTGTCATGAGCCTCCTGGCCTATTTTGTTAACAGCATCATCAACATCTGCCTGATCGGCACCCAGAATCTGGTGCTGGCCCTGTGGGACTCCATCATCAGCCCTTTCCTAAGAGTCACAGACCTCCTCGCTGCCTTCCTTGCTCAAATGTCTAGCAGTGCCATTGCCATGTCCATTCTCGTATGGTCACCCTGCCAGCTGGCATTCGAACTCCTAGAGTCTATGAGCAAGCTCCTGGTTAATGTCTTCTTCCTGAATCTTTATGGTCTAGTGTTGCTGGCCCTAATTGTCACAGTCAGCACCTTAGTCCTCAACCCTGAGCTGACAAGGACGCTGGCAAACCATGTGTTGGGATACCTGAATACCTTGCCTTCCTACCACCGCCTACGGAGGGACATCTGGCGCCTCTATCAGATTGTGCTCTTATCGCTGGGGATGGTCGTGAGCTCCCACGCTTGGCGCAGGGTAGCAGGCTGGAGTTTCCAAATGGCCAACTGgaatggaggaggcagagcaacaAACCAACAGGTCAATCAAGCGCCACAAGGTGCAGAGCCCATCCAAGGCAGGCAAGGGGCAGCTGCAGCCATTCATAGGCCAGTTGCTTCTGGAGGAGCTCATCAGGGAAGACCAGGGCTGTCTGGAGCCAATCAGCAGGGTGCAGCCGGTGCCCGTCaggtgcagcagctggcagccagaGGACATGGGGACCAACATGGCACGAACGTTGAGCAAGGATCAAATGCACAACCAGCCTCTGGTCGAAACGCCACAGCAGGGCAGTGCCTCCAGCCTCCAGGGCCAAGCACATCACGAGCCAAGGCTCTGAGGAAAGAGCAGCTGAATGCTTCCGAGCAGGACATCGAAGATGTCACTCTGGAGAACGACCCGTGGATGCTCCTGAAAGAACAAGAAGAACGTAAAAAATGTGTCATCTGCCAGGACCAAACCAAGACAGtcttgctcctgccctgcaggcaCTTGTGCCTCTGCCAACAATGCACCGAAATCTTACTGCAGCAGGCCATCTTCCAGCGCAACTGCCCGCTCTGCCGGCAGATGATACTGCAGACTCTGGACGTGTACCTGTGA
- the C1QTNF5 gene encoding complement C1q tumor necrosis factor-related protein 5, producing the protein MAAEMKQLLFLFLGLIASSIQIEDNKIPSLCSGQPGIPGTPGIHGSQGLPGRDGRDGRDGAAGIQGEKGEIGQPGVPGPRGDSGSPGMNGLNGEKGAQGECAVAPRSAFTAKRSESRSPPLADQPIRFDVVLINEQGHYDADTGKFTCEIPGVYYFAVHATVYRSSLQFDIMKNGHSVASFFQFYGNWPKPTSLSGGALVRLEPEDEVWVQVGVGDYIGFYSSIKTDSTFTGFLVYTYWQNSAVFA; encoded by the exons atgGCAGCTGAGATGAAGcagctcctcttcctcttcctcggGCTGATCGCCAGTTCCATCCAGATCGAGGACAACAAGATCCCGAGCCTGTGCTCTGGGCAGCCCGGAATCCCAGGCACACCCGGCATCCATGGAAGCCAGGGTCTTCCAGGCAGAGATGGACGTGATGGCCGGGACGGAGCAGCAGGGATacagggagagaagggagagatCGGGCAACCTG gAGTCCCAGGTCCCCGCGGGGACAGCGGCAGCCCCGGCATGAATGGTCTGAATGGGGAGAAGGGGGCACAGGGGGAGTGCGCGGTGGCTCCCCGCTCAGCCTTCACTGCCAAGCGCTCGGAGTCACGCAGCCCACCCCTGGCGGATCAGCCCATCCGCTTTGATGTTGTGCTGATCAACGAGCAGGGCCACTATGATGCGGACACGGGCAAGTTCACCTGCGAGATCCCTGGCGTCTATTACTTCGCCGTCCATGCCACTGTGTACCGCAGCAGCCTGCAATTTGACATCATGAAGAACGGCCATTCGGTGGCCTCCTTCTTCCAGTTCTATGGCAACTGGCCCAAGCCCACCTCGCTGTCGGGCGGCGCCCTGGTGCGCCTGGAGCCTGAGGACGAAGTGTGGGTTCAAGTTGGGGTGGGCGACTACATCGGTTTCTACTCCAGCATCAAGACGGACAGCACCTTCACCGGCTTCCTGGTGTACACCTACTGGCAGAACTCAGCTGTCTTCGCCTGA